In Pyrus communis chromosome 8, drPyrComm1.1, whole genome shotgun sequence, one genomic interval encodes:
- the LOC137742619 gene encoding G-type lectin S-receptor-like serine/threonine-protein kinase LECRK3, producing the protein MACPLINLLFFLLMFLTFSTLAQTSKNISLGSSLTAVKDDNPSWPSPSGEFAFGFREVAKDGFLLAIWFDEIPNKTIVWSANGDNLVPKGSKVELTVDGEFILNDATGQRIWYTQSAGSGVAYASMLDTGNFVLANGNSSNVWESFSNPTDTILPSQTLNQNGILYARYTATNYSTGRFLFSLQPDGNLVLATTRFPQNTPNQAYWSVQNPNTGFRFIFNESGFMYVASKNGSLLSTISSNTVSMQDFYQRATLEYDGVFRHYVYPKSTSSSAQRWPKVWSPSSSPFVPPNICTSIMESNGGGACGLNSFCTIEEQGPTCQCPNGYSFIDPEDERRGCKQNFDPQSCGETSKEETDVFEFQELNNANCWGGDYALFEGVSEDWCRQNCLDDCFCAVAVYNSGGQCYKKRLPISNGAIDPNITGKTLIKVGKQNSTVKWGGGSNTEKKDNKTLILFGSVILSGSGVLNFLLPLITYLVVSRSYSRKAKVSQNHPVISGLNLKHFTYEELKNATNQFKEELGRGASAIVFKGVLASGNGKSVAVKSLDTRVGENDLEFEAEVSAIGRTNHRNLVQLLGFCYEGEHRILVYEFMSNGSLAGVLFGESMPNWYQRRQIALEIARGLLYLHEESSSQIIHCDIKPQNILLDDSLTARISDFGLAKLLRIDQTLTTTGIRGTKGYVAPEWFKRLPITAKVDIYSYGILLLEIIFCMKHFEAAAEDEGPMILADWAYDCYKQNKLHQLFKNNDEAIHDMKMVEKYVMIAIWCIQEDPSLRPNMKKVTLMLEGTVEVSAPPDPSSFISSIL; encoded by the coding sequence ATGGCTTGTCCACTGATaaatcttctcttcttccttttaatGTTTCTAACATTTTCCACCCTAGCTCAAACttccaaaaacatttctttAGGCTCATCCCTCACTGCAGTAAAAGATGATAACCCATCCTGGCCATCACCATCTGGTGAATTTGCTTTCGGCTTTCGAGAAGTAGCAAAAGATGGGTTCCTACTAGCCATTTGGTTCGATGAGATACCAAATAAAACTATTGTCTGGTCGGCCAATGGGGATAATCTAGTGCCAAAGGGATCAAAAGTGGAGCTTACGGTCGATGGCGAGTTTATTCTCAATGATGCAACTGGCCAGCGGATATGGTACACTCAATCTGCCGGTAGTGGAGTTGCCTATGCATCCATGCTAGACACCGGAAATTTTGTGTTGGCGAATGGAAATTCATCCAATGTGTGGGAGAGCTTTAGTAATCCAACCGATACAATTCTACCCTCACAAACTCTAAATCAGAATGGCATACTCTATGCGCGCTACACGGCAACAAATTACTCGACTGGTAGATTCCTGTTTTCACTACAACCTGATGGGAATCTTGTACTTGCGACTACAAGGTTCCCACAAAATACGCCCAATCAAGCGTATTGGTCGGTGCAAAATCCAAATACTGGATTTCGATTCATCTTCAACGAGTCTGGCTTTATGTACGTCGCATCCAAGAACGGAAGCTTACTCAGTACCATATCATCCAATACGGTTTCAATGCAAGATTTCTACCAGAGAGCAACACTAGAGTATGATGGAGTATTTAGGCACTATGTTTACCCAAAAAGCACTAGCTCGAGCGCCCAAAGATGGCCTAAGGTTTGGTCCCCTTCCTCATCCCCATTCGTACCTCCAAACATCTGCACGTCGATTATGGAATCAAACGGCGGTGGGGCATGTGGCTTAAACAGCTTTTGCACGATTGAAGAACAAGGACCGACTTGCCAGTGCCCAAATGGTTACTCCTTTATTGATCCGGAGGATGAGCGCAGAGGATGCAAGCAAAACTTTGATCCACAGAGTTGTGGTGAAACGTCAAAGGAGGAGACAGATGTTTTCGAATTTCAAGAGCTGAATAACGCAAATTGCTGGGGCGGAGACTACGCGCTTTTTGAGGGGGTATCTGAGGATTGGTGCCGACAAAATTGCCTAGATGATTGTTTTTGTGCTGTGGCAGTTTACAACAGCGGTGGACAGTGTTATAAGAAGAGACTCCCTATCTCGAATGGGGCAATTGACCCCAATATTACTGGAAAAACTCTGATAAAAGTTGGGAAACAAAATTCGACTGTGAAATGGGGTGGAGGTTCCAACACAGAAAAGAAAGACAATAAAACTTTGATCCTTTTCGGATCAGTCATCCTGAGTGGCTCTGGGGTTCTAAACTTCCTCCTACCATTGATTACCTATTTGGTTGTCTCGCGATCCTATTCGAGAAAAGCGAAGGTGAGTCAAAATCATCCAGTCATCTCTGGTCTGAATTTGAAGCATTTCACTTATGAGGAGCTAAAAAATGCTACGAACCAATTCAAGGAAGAACTAGGACGCGGTGCTTCTGCAATAGTTTTCAAAGGAGTTCTAGCCTCTGGTAATGGGAAGAGCGTTGCTGTCAAAAGCTTAGACACTAGGGTCGGAGAAAATGATTTGGAATTCGAAGCGGAAGTAAGTGCTATTGGCAGAACAAACCATAGAAATTTAGTCCAGCTACTTGGATTTTGTTACGAAGGAGAGCACCGAATTCTTGTGTATGAGTTTATGAGCAACGGATCTTTAGCAGGTGTCCTCTTTGGAGAGTCGATGCCAAACTGGTACCAAAGGAGGCAAATCGCCTTGGAAATTGCAAGGGGGCTGTTGTATTTGCACGAGGAAAGTAGCAGCCAAATCATACATTGCGACATCAAGCCTCAAAACATTCTTCTTGATGACTCTCTCACTGCAAGAATTTCTGACTTCGGTTTAGCAAAGCTTTTGAGAATCGACCAGACTCTAACCACAACCGGAATCAGGGGAACAAAAGGTTATGTGGCCCCTGAATGGTTCAAAAGGTTGCCTATCACGGCCAAGGTTGATATTTACAGCTACGGAATTCTGTTGTTAGAGATTATTTTCTGCATGAAGCATTTCGAGGCAGCGGCTGAGGATGAAGGTCCAATGATATTAGCTGATTGGGCGTACGATTGCTATAAGCAGAATAAGCTGCACCAGCTATTCAAGAATAACGATGAGGCAATCCATGACATGAAGATGGTGGAGAAGTATGTGATGATTGCAATATGGTGCATTCAGGAGGATCCATCGCTTAGACCTAACATGAAGAAGGTCACATTGATGCTCGAAGGAACCGTCGAAGTCTCAGCTCCACCCGATCCATCTTCTTTCATAAGTTCAATACTTTAa
- the LOC137743855 gene encoding G-type lectin S-receptor-like serine/threonine-protein kinase LECRK3, which translates to MAFDVRYLLFYFLFMFLPFSTTAQTHRNTSLGSSLTAQNDNSSWQSPSGDFAFGFRQIGNNGFLLAIWFDKIPEKTIVWSANGKNLVPQGSKVELTAEGQFSLSDIATGKSTWIASSAGTGVAHAAMLDTGNFVLATANSSSLWESFSHPTDTILPSQTLNQGSRLYAHYTSTNYSRGRFMFAVQKVGNLMLYTTNFPQDYPYFGCWNYTDTLGRGFRVVFNRSGSVYLTDRNGAILNVLLSYMFSNQDLYQRATLDYDGVLRYYVFRKNNGSSGGTWSTLSFIPSNICMSILQPKGRGACGLNSLCKHDQGRPVCQCPPGYTYIDPDDMLKGCKPNFAPQSCDEASSESDLFYMQEMQNAYWTFYEYDKFQDITEDWCRQTCLADCFCAVASFRTGNCWLKGVPLLNGRIDANYSGKVLIKIRKDKSTSRSGGAAKNKKKKEYDSTLIVVGSVLLSSLGVLNFILPLVTYMVVSRIYSRKAKVIPPYKVMAGMNLKCFTYDEIKDATDKFREELGRGASATVFKGVLASDNGIGKCVAVKSLDAKVRGNDVEFNAEVSAIGRTSHRNLVQLLGFCNEGEHRMLVYEFMSNGSLASFVFGESRPKWCQRRHIVLGIARGLLYMHEECSSKIVHCDIKPQNILLDDSFTARISDFGLAKLLRMDQTRTTTGIRGTKGYVAPEWFKNLPITVKVDVYSFGILLLEIICCRKKLEKDAEDENQMILADWAYDCYKNNKLHLLFSNDGEAKEDIKEMEKYVMIAIRCIEEDPLLRPTMKNVTLMLEGNVEVSVTPDPSSFTNSAL; encoded by the coding sequence ATGGCTTTTGATGTTCGATATCTTCTCTTCTACTTCCTTTTCATGTTTCTACCATTTTCCACCACTGCTCAAACTCATAGAAACACATCTTTAGGCTCATCACTCACTGCACAAAATGATAACTCATCTTGGCAGTCACCATCTGGTGATTTCGCTTTCGGTTTTCGACAGATTGGAAACAACGGTTTCCTACTAGCCATCTGGTTCGATAAGATACCAGAGAAAACCATTGTGTGGTCAGCCAATGGGAAAAATCTTGTGCCACAAGGATCGAAAGTTGAGCTCACTGCAGAAGGCCAGTTTAGTCTTAGTGACATCGCAACGGGCAAAAGCACATGGATTGCTTCTTCTGCTGGTACTGGAGTTGCACATGCAGCCATGCTAGACACCGGAAACTTTGTGCTGGCCACCGCTAATTCAAGCAGTTTGTGGGAGAGTTTTAGTCATCCAACCGATACAATTTTACCCTCACAAACTCTAAATCAAGGCAGCAGACTCTATGCTCACTACACGTCAACAAATTATTCGAGAGGTAGATTCATGTTTGCAGTACAAAAAGTTGGAAATCTTATGCTTTACACAACAAATTTCCCACAAGATTATCCTTATTTCGGTTGTTGGAATTACACCGATACTCTGGGAAGAGGCTTTCGGGTAGTCTTCAACCGGTCTGGTTCTGTTTACCTTACTGATAGGAATGGAGCGATACTTAATGTGCTATTATCCTATATGTTTTCGAACCAAGATTTGTACCAGAGAGCAACTCTTGACTATGATGGAGTTTTGAGGTACTATGTTTTTCGtaaaaacaatggctctagtgGCGGAACATGGTCTACATTGTCCTTCATACCTTCGAACATCTGCATGAGTATCTTGCAACCAAAAGGCAGGGGCGCATGTGGCTTGAACAGCTTATGTAAACATGACCAAGGCCGACCGGTTTGCCAGTGCCCACCTGGTTATACCTATATAGATCCAGATGATATGTTGAAAGGCTGCAAACCTAACTTTGCTCCACAAAGCTGCGATGAGGCCTCATCGGAGAGTGATCTTTTCTATATGCAAGAGATGCAAAATGCGTATTGGACTTTTTATGAATATGACAAGTTTCAAGACATAACTGAGGATTGGTGCAGGCAGACTTGCCTAGCTGATTGCTTCTGCGCAGTTGCCAGTTTTAGAACTGGTAACTGTTGGTTGAAAGGAGTTCCTCTTCTCAATGGGAGGATCGACGCAAATTATAGTGGgaaagttttaatcaaaataaggAAAGATAAATCTACTTCGAGATCAGGTGGCGCTGCgaagaacaaaaagaagaaagaatatgATTCAACTTTGATTGTAGTTGGATCAGTGCTCTTGAGTAGCTTGGGGGTTCTCAATTTCATCTTGCCCTTAGTAACCTATATGGTTGTTTCTCGCATATATTCTCGAAAAGCTAAGGTGATTCCACCCTATAAGGTTATGGCAGGCATGAATTTGAAGTGTTTCACTTATGACGAGATAAAAGATGCTACGGACAAATTCAGGGAAGAACTAGGCCGCGGTGCATCTGCAACTGTTTTTAAAGGAGTTTTAGCATCCGATAATGGGATTGGAAAGTGTGTTGCTGTCAAAAGTTTAGACGCGAAGGTTAGAGGAAATGATGTGGAATTCAATGCTGAAGTGAGTGCAATTGGCAGAACAAGTCACAGAAATTTAGTCCAACTACTTGGGTTTTGTAACGAGGGTGAGCACCGAATGCTTGTGTACGAGTTCATGAGCAATGGATCTTTAGCGAGCTTTGTTTTTGGAGAGTCGAGGCCAAAGTGGTGCCAGAGAAGGCATATTGTCTTGGGAATCGCAAGAGGGCTCTTGTATATGCATGAGGAGTGCAGCAGCAAGATTGTACATTGTGACATCAAGCCTCAAAACATTCTTCTCGACGACTCTTTCACCGCAAGAATTTCTGACTTTGGATTAGCCAAGCTTTTAAGAATGGACCAGACTCGAACCACAACTGGAATCAGGGGAACGAAAGGGTACGTGGCCCCAGAATGGTTCAAAAACTTGCCTATCACAGTGAAGGTGGATGTTTACAGCTTTGGCATTTTGTTGTTGGAGATTATTTGCTGCCGGAAGAAACTTGAAAAAGACGCTGAGGATGAAAATCAAATGATACTGGCTGATTGGGCTTACGATTGCTATAAGAATAACAAACTGCACCTTCTATTTTCGAATGATGGTGAGGCGAAGGAAGACATCAAGGAGATGGAGAAGTACGTGATGATTGCAATACGGTGCATCGAGGAGGATCCATTGTTGAGGCCTACGATGAAGAATGTCACGCTGATGCTCGAAGGTAATGTTGAGGTCTCAGTTACTCCTGATCCGTCCTCTTTCACAAATTcggcactttaa
- the LOC137743742 gene encoding pentatricopeptide repeat-containing protein At5g59600-like — protein sequence MKIPSFSTFKLSPDDLALLLQKCMKAKALRQGKQIHAVLLASGVDMNLLSLSSKLVGMYAGCGDVGYAHQTFDKIPKPNVFALNWLVLASAFNGQFEDAIGYFYLMQELGIVGNKFTFPVVLKVCVGLMDLNKGKEVHAVVNKLGFEKDVSLANALIDMYYKCGSLCYARRVFDRMLDRDVVSWTSMICGYFNIGKTDQALLLFERMRLDGLEPNDFTWNAMIAGFARCGDTNQAYALLSRMTKEGSVPDLVTWNALISGFTQGQHADEAFKLFRMMLVSGIKVNLVTITGLLPACGIIGSIQRGREIHGLIYRMDFDVNVFVASALIDMYSKCGSVKNARSVFDQNPVNNIASWNALIGCYGKYGMVDSSIELFERMQAEGVQLNEVTLTCVLSACSHSGYVEKGLKIFKSMKVCHGVEPGTEHYACVVDLLCRSGKMVAAYELVKGMPIEVTESIIGAFFNGCKVHGRRDLAKMMAEAILKMELKRPGGFVTLSNIYAADAEWEEVENVRMVMNQRKILKQPGFSWLDKGMALSDLQ from the coding sequence ATGAAAATACCATCTTTTTCGACATTCAAGTTGTCTCCAGACGACTTGGCTTTGCTTTTGCAGAAATGCATGAAAGCAAAGGCTCTGAGACAAGGCAAGCAAATTCATGCGGTGCTGTTAGCCAGTGGGGTGGACATGAATTTGTTATCTTTGAGTTCAAAGCTTGTGGGGATGTATGCTGGTTGTGGGGATGTTGGGTACGCACACCAAACGTTTGATAAAATTCCCAAGCCAAACGTTTTCGCGTTGAACTGGCTGGTTTTGGCGTCGGCGTTTAATGGTCAGTTTGAGGACGCTATTGGGTACTTTTATTTGATGCAAGAGTTGGGAATTGTTGGCAACAAGTTCACGTTTCCTGTCGTGCTTAAAGTTTGTGTTGGTTTGATGGATTTGAACAAGGGAAAGGAAGTTCATGCTGTGGTGAATAAACTTGGTTTTGAAAAGGATGTATCTTTGGCAAATGCCTTGATTGACATGTATTATAAATGTGGAAGTTTGTGTTATGCTCGTCGCGTGTTTGATAGGATGCTCGACAGAGACGTTGTTTCTTGGACGTCGATGATATGCGGGTATTTTAACATAGGAAAGACTGATCAAGCGCTCCTCTTGTTTGAGAGGATGAGGTTGGATGGATTGGAACCGAATGATTTCACATGGAATGCAATGATAGCGGGGTTTGCTCGGTGTGGAGATACAAATCAAGCATATGCACTTCTGTCTAGGATGACTAAAGAAGGATCGGTTCCTGATTTGGTTACTTGGAATGCGTTGATTTCAGGTTTTACCCAAGGCCAACATGCTGATGAAGCATTTAAACTGTTCAGGATGATGTTGGTGTCTGGAATTAAGGTGAACCTCGTGACTATCACAGGGTTGCTACCAGCTTGTGGGATCATTGGTTCAATTCAAAGAGGGAGAGAAATTCATGGATTGATCTACAGGATGGACTTTGACGTAAATGTGTTTGTTGCTAGTGCTCTTATTGATATGTACTCAAAATGTGGCAGTGTGAAAAATGCTCGAAGTGTATTTGACCAGAATCCTGTAAATAACATTGCATCATGGAATGCATTGATTGGATGTTATGGTAAGTACGGTATGGTTGATTCCTCCATAGAGCTTTTTGAAAGAATGCAAGCAGAAGGAGTGCAGTTAAATGAAGTGACTTTGACATGCGTACTTTCTGCGTGCAGCCACAGTGGTTATGTAGAGAAAGGTTTAAAGATTTTCAAGTCCATGAAAGTGTGTCATGGAGTTGAGCCAGGTACAGAACATTATGCTTGTGTTGTTGATCTCTTGTGTCGATCAGGAAAGATGGTAGCAGCTTACGAATTGGTTAAGGGAATGCCTATAGAAGTCACTGAATCTATCATTGGAGCCTTTTTCAACGGTTGCAAAgtccatggaagaagagatcttGCTAAAATGATGGCTGAAGCTATTCTAAAAATGGAGTTAAAGAGACCTGGAGGTTTTGTAACACTTTCGAATATCTATGCTGCTGACGCAGAATGGGAAGAGGTTGAGAACGTAAGGATGGTGATGAATCAGAGGAAGATTCTCAAGCAACCTGGATTTAGTTGGCTCGATAAAGGGATGGCTTTGTCAGACTTGCAGTAG